From one Larimichthys crocea isolate SSNF chromosome XVIII, L_crocea_2.0, whole genome shotgun sequence genomic stretch:
- the LOC104930746 gene encoding tripartite motif-containing protein 16, with protein sequence MAQQGNKLDRETFSCPICLDLLKDPVAIPCGHSYCMNCIQNFWDGEDEKRIHSCPQCRQTFTPRPVLMKSTMLAALVEELKKTGLQAAPDDHCYAGPEDVACDVCTGRKLKALKSCLVCLISYCEKHLQPHFESPAFEKHKLVEPSKKLQENICSRHDEVMKMFCRTDQQCICYLCSVDEHKGHDTVSAAAERTERQRELEVSRLNIQQRIQDREKDVKELQQEVEAINGSADKAVEDSEKIFTELIRLMEKRRSDVKQQVRSQQEAEVSRVKDLEEKLEQEITELKRKDADLKKLSHTEDHNQFLHNYPSLSRLSQSTDSSSINIRPLRDFEDVTAAVSELRDKLQDVLRDQRTNISLTDTEVHVSLSGPEPEPKTRAEFLKYSRELTLDPNTADTLLLLSEGNRKVTRMKQPQSYPSHPDRFTNWPQVLSRESLTGRCYWEVEWRGGGVYVAVTYKNISRAGRSGECLFGFNDKSWSLYCFTDSYEFYYNKVQTPVSGPVSSRVGVYLDHSAGVLSFYSVSETMTLLHRVQTTFTQPLYAGLGIYSGSAELCEVK encoded by the coding sequence atggcgcagcaaggaaataaactggaccgggaaaccttctcttgtccgatctgtctggatctactgaaggatccggtggctattccctgtggacacagctactgcatgaactgtattcaaaacttctgggatggagaggatgagaagagaatccacagctgccctcagtgtaggcagaccttcacaccgaggcctgtcctgaTGAAAAgcaccatgttagcagctttagtggaggaactgaagaagactggactccaagctgctcctgatgatcactgctatgctggacctgaagatgtggcctgtgatgtctgcactgggagaaaactgaaagctctgaagtcctgtctggtctgtctgatATCCTATtgtgagaaacacctccagcctcactTTGAATCCCCCGCCTTtgagaaacacaagctggtggagccctccaagaagctccaggagaacatctgctctcgtcatgatgaggtgatgaagatgttctgccgtactgatcagcagtgtatctgttatctctgctctgtggatgaacataaaggccacgacacagtctcagctgcagcagaaaggactgagaggcagagagagctcgaggtgagtcgactaaacatccagcagagaatccaggacagagagaaagatgtgaaggagctccaacaggaggtggaggctatcaatggctctgctgataaagcagtggaggacagtgagaagatcttcactgagctgatccgtctcatggagaaaagaaggtctgatgtgaagcagcaggtcagatcccagcaggaagctgaagtgagtcgagtcaaagatcttgaggagaagctggagcaggagatcactgagctgaagaggaaagacgctgatctgaagaagctctcacacacagaggaccacaaccagtttctacacaactacccctcactgtcacgactcagccaatctacagactcatccagcatcaatatccgtcctctgagggactttgaggatgtgacagctgctgtgtcagagctcagagataaactacaggacgttctgagggaccaacggacaaacatctcactgacagacactgaagtccatgtttcactgtcaggaccagaaccagagcccaagaccagagctgagttcttaaaatattcacgtgaactcacactggatccaaacacagcagacacactgctgttattatctgaggggaacagaaaagtgacaagaATGAAACAACCTCAGTCTTATCctagtcacccagacagattcactaACTGGCCtcaggtcctgagtagagagagtctgactggacgttgttactgggaggtggagtggagaggaggaggagtttatgtagcagtcacatacaagaatatcagcagagcagggagatcAGGTGAATGTTTATTTGGAttcaatgacaaatcttggTCGTTATATTGTTTCACAGACAGTTATGAGTTTTATTACAACAAAGTCCAAactcccgtctcaggtcctgtgtcctccagagttggagtgtacctggatcacagtgcaggtgttctgtccttctacagcgtctctgaaaccatgactctcctccacagagtccagaccacgttcactcagcctctctatgctggacttggGATTTATTCTGGATCTGCTGAGTTGTGTGAAgtgaaatag